One stretch of Pedobacter riviphilus DNA includes these proteins:
- a CDS encoding superoxide dismutase — MAFELPALHYATDALEPHIDKTTMEIHHDKHHQAYVTNLNKALEGKPEATSSIEEIVKHISKFPAAVRNNGGGHYNHSLFWNILGPNKGGEPTGDLAKAINETFGSFAELKTKLQEAGATRFGSGWAWLSVGADKKLQVSSTPNQDNPLMDIAEVKGTPILGIDVWEHAYYLKYQNKRPDYLAAIWNVINWDAVAELYKKAL, encoded by the coding sequence ATGGCTTTTGAATTACCTGCGTTACATTACGCAACCGATGCATTAGAACCGCATATTGATAAAACTACCATGGAAATCCACCATGATAAACACCATCAGGCTTACGTTACCAACCTAAACAAAGCTTTAGAAGGTAAGCCAGAGGCGACTTCAAGCATTGAGGAAATTGTAAAACACATTTCAAAATTCCCTGCTGCTGTAAGAAACAATGGCGGTGGACATTATAATCACTCTTTATTCTGGAACATTTTAGGTCCAAATAAGGGTGGTGAGCCAACTGGCGATTTAGCTAAGGCCATTAACGAAACTTTTGGTTCGTTTGCCGAGCTTAAAACTAAATTACAAGAAGCCGGTGCTACCCGTTTTGGTTCTGGTTGGGCTTGGTTATCAGTAGGTGCTGATAAAAAACTTCAAGTTTCTTCTACACCAAACCAGGATAATCCTTTAATGGATATTGCTGAGGTAAAAGGCACACCAATTTTAGGTATCGATGTTTGGGAGCACGCTTATTACTTAAAATACCAGAACAAACGCCCTGATTATTTAGCGGCCATTTGGAATGTAATTAACTGGGATGCAGTTGCTGAGCTTTACAAAAAAGCTTTATAA
- a CDS encoding nucleoside deaminase, with protein MSFYNFENTDPEEEDIHYMKLALEEARKALADDEIPIGAIVVSKNRIIGRGYNLTERFNDVTAHAEMQAFTSAAQTIGGKYLRDCTLYVTIEPCVMCAGASYWTQIGRIVYGAREEKRGFISKNANLLHPKTILKGGVMAEECGALMKGFFAKKR; from the coding sequence ATGAGTTTTTACAATTTCGAAAATACGGATCCCGAAGAAGAAGACATCCATTATATGAAACTGGCTTTGGAAGAAGCAAGAAAAGCTTTGGCTGATGATGAAATTCCGATAGGCGCTATAGTAGTAAGTAAAAACAGGATTATTGGCCGTGGTTATAACTTAACTGAACGCTTTAATGATGTAACAGCACATGCCGAAATGCAGGCTTTTACTTCTGCTGCGCAAACCATTGGAGGGAAATATTTAAGGGATTGTACTTTATATGTAACCATCGAGCCTTGTGTAATGTGTGCCGGTGCAAGTTATTGGACACAAATTGGTCGCATTGTGTATGGCGCTAGAGAAGAGAAAAGAGGATTTATCTCTAAAAATGCAAACCTGCTCCATCCCAAAACAATATTAAAAGGCGGTGTAATGGCTGAGGAGTGCGGAGCGTTAATGAAAGGATTTTTTGCGAAGAAGAGATAG
- a CDS encoding tRNA-binding protein produces the protein MEEITWNDFEKVELRVGTILEAFEFPEARRPAYKVKVDFGEFGIKMSSAQITKHYTLDELPGKQIVGVINFPKKQIGKFMSEFLVTGFADENGDIVLTAVQSKVPNGSKLI, from the coding sequence ATGGAAGAGATTACCTGGAATGATTTCGAAAAGGTGGAATTAAGGGTGGGGACCATTTTAGAGGCCTTCGAATTTCCTGAAGCCCGAAGACCGGCATATAAAGTGAAGGTAGATTTTGGCGAATTCGGCATTAAAATGAGCAGCGCGCAAATTACCAAACATTATACATTGGACGAATTACCCGGAAAACAGATTGTTGGGGTAATTAACTTTCCTAAAAAACAGATCGGAAAATTTATGTCCGAATTTTTAGTTACCGGTTTTGCTGATGAAAACGGCGATATCGTATTAACAGCTGTGCAAAGTAAAGTGCCTAATGGGAGTAAGTTGATTTAG
- a CDS encoding xylulokinase has translation MYLLGIDLGTSSIKVAVVDATTQRNIATAQYPEEETAIKSLQSGWAEQSPNDWWQNVQLAILKLNSTGLFDPKEIKAIGIAYQMHGLVIVDKNQQVLRDSIIWCDSRAVELGNSAFEAIGHEKSLKHLLNSPGNFTASKLAWVKANEPDIYSQIDKIMLPGDFIAMKLTGEITTSISALSEGIFWDFENHEISKDVMDYYGISDNLIPTVKPLFSEHGYLNADIAHALGLPIGIPIAYKSGDQPNNALSLNVLKPGEVAATAGTSGVIYGVSDGLTYDKQSRVNTFAHVTYSEEKKHTGVLLCINGTGSMYRWAKHNFARQATYTELNTLASKAPIGSKGLKVLPFGNGAERMLNNKYTGAQLLGIDLNLHNQSDIFRAVQEGIAFSFRYGLDIMRENGMQPKVIRAGRANLFLSDVFAQTFVDVTGIPVELYENDGSVGAALGAGIGAKIFKSEEEAFSNHQVINTLTPQHSAVYEAIYQDWKEILEKQLAIG, from the coding sequence ATGTATTTATTAGGGATTGATTTAGGTACCTCATCTATAAAGGTCGCAGTTGTTGATGCAACTACACAAAGAAACATAGCCACCGCTCAGTATCCAGAGGAGGAAACAGCCATCAAATCTTTACAGTCCGGCTGGGCAGAACAATCACCTAACGATTGGTGGCAAAATGTTCAACTGGCCATTCTCAAATTAAATTCGACAGGCCTTTTTGATCCTAAAGAAATTAAAGCCATTGGTATTGCGTACCAAATGCACGGATTGGTTATTGTAGATAAAAACCAGCAGGTGCTCCGCGATAGTATTATCTGGTGCGATAGCAGAGCGGTTGAACTAGGCAATAGCGCTTTTGAGGCGATTGGGCACGAAAAATCGTTAAAACATTTATTAAACTCTCCAGGAAATTTTACGGCCTCAAAACTGGCCTGGGTAAAAGCAAACGAACCAGACATCTATAGTCAAATTGACAAGATAATGCTACCTGGCGATTTCATTGCGATGAAATTAACCGGAGAAATTACAACAAGTATTTCTGCACTATCTGAAGGCATTTTCTGGGATTTTGAAAACCACGAAATTTCTAAAGATGTAATGGATTATTATGGCATTTCGGACAACCTTATCCCAACGGTGAAACCCTTATTTTCAGAACATGGTTATTTAAATGCAGATATTGCACATGCGTTGGGTCTACCAATCGGAATTCCAATTGCGTATAAATCTGGCGATCAGCCGAACAATGCGCTTTCTTTAAATGTATTAAAACCCGGAGAGGTTGCCGCCACTGCCGGAACATCGGGAGTGATTTACGGCGTAAGCGACGGGCTTACTTACGATAAACAATCGAGAGTAAATACCTTTGCGCACGTCACCTATTCGGAGGAAAAAAAACACACTGGCGTTTTACTTTGTATCAATGGTACCGGCAGTATGTACCGTTGGGCAAAACATAATTTCGCACGACAGGCTACCTATACCGAGCTGAATACGCTGGCATCAAAAGCACCAATAGGTAGCAAGGGTTTAAAAGTGCTTCCGTTTGGAAACGGTGCCGAAAGGATGTTAAACAACAAATATACCGGAGCTCAATTATTAGGTATTGATTTAAACCTCCACAATCAATCAGATATCTTCAGAGCGGTACAAGAAGGGATTGCTTTTTCTTTCCGTTATGGATTGGATATTATGCGAGAAAATGGCATGCAGCCTAAAGTCATCCGGGCCGGAAGGGCCAACCTTTTTTTAAGTGATGTATTTGCACAAACTTTTGTAGACGTTACAGGCATTCCGGTGGAACTTTACGAAAACGATGGTAGTGTAGGTGCAGCATTAGGTGCAGGTATAGGTGCCAAAATTTTTAAAAGTGAAGAAGAAGCTTTTAGCAACCACCAAGTAATTAATACTTTAACACCACAACATTCAGCTGTATATGAAGCAATCTATCAGGATTGGAAAGAAATATTAGAAAAACAATTAGCAATTGGTTAA